A genomic window from Schistocerca serialis cubense isolate TAMUIC-IGC-003099 chromosome 4, iqSchSeri2.2, whole genome shotgun sequence includes:
- the LOC126473341 gene encoding uncharacterized protein LOC126473341 encodes MRKGGGCAGQVDASPEAAEQVDASLKAADQFDTVLKTAEQIDVPTKAAEQVDALHTVEQSALGNTENVHLLRKTKAAVPSYFNDSCTGEVQKNHRKISTSVMFLHIYVQSLKNKLNELQYQLENLNCTVISVNEHWLSNEELKLSVPLGCELEPATVEEVLNVVVYLSNE; translated from the coding sequence GTGGCGGATGTGCTGGTCAAGTGGATGCCTCACCAGAAGCTGCAGAACAAGTTGATGCCTCACTAAAAGCTGCAGACCAATTTGACACCGTACTGAAAACTGCAGAACAAATTGATGTCCCAACAAAAGCTGCAGAACAAGTGGATGCCTTGCACACAGTGGAGCAGTCAGCATtgggaaacacagaaaatgttcatcTACTTAGGAAAACAAAAGCAGCAGTTCCATCCTACTTCAATGATTCTTGTACAGGAGAAGTACAGAAAAACCACAGGAAGATAAGTACAAGTGTAATGTTTCTACATATTTATGTGCAGTCTCTTAAGAATAAACTTAATGAACTTCAGTACCAGCTGGAAAACTTAAACTGCACAGTGATTTCAgtaaatgaacactggcttagcAATGAAGAACTAAAATTAAGTGTGCCATTAGGATGTGAATTAGAACCAGCAACTGTTGAAGAAGTGTTAAATGTAGTGGTGTATCTGTCTAATGAATGA